DNA sequence from the Hyalangium minutum genome:
CCTATGGGCACGGAGTCGTCCTCGGAGTGGCTCAGCGCTTCGAGCCTTCCGCCACCGTGACGCATGACTCCGGCCCCTGCCGCAAGACCGGGGACAAGGCCTGCTTCTACACGGTCAAGTGGACCTGACTGCGGTGCCAGTAGGCCGCAGCCTTGAGCCAGTCACTCGGATGCCGGCGCTCGTCGGCGAAGTGAGTCCGTAGGTCGCGAACGATGGCAGCCTCGCCGGCAATCCAGACGAAGCCATCCCCGGCGGGAGGAGAGAAACCAGCGAGCGCACGGCGCAGCAGCTCGCCGTCGTGCTCGCTCGGCTCGCCGCGCACAACCCAGAAGGTTGCTGGAGCTCATAGACCGCAGGACCGAAAATTCCGCCGATCTGACCTGAATCCTCGCTCTCCCGCGCATCGAGCTCCCGACGCATCTTCGGGTCTCATCGCCCGCCTCTCGCGGGCCTCCCGAGGACACGTCATGGCTCACGAACACCCCTCCCACTCCGTCCACCACATCGTGCCGGGCTTTGGC
Encoded proteins:
- a CDS encoding SIP domain-containing protein codes for the protein MRGEPSEHDGELLRRALAGFSPPAGDGFVWIAGEAAIVRDLRTHFADERRHPSDWLKAAAYWHRSQVHLTV